The Arachis ipaensis cultivar K30076 chromosome B07, Araip1.1, whole genome shotgun sequence genome includes a window with the following:
- the LOC107609233 gene encoding proline--tRNA ligase, chloroplastic/mitochondrial, whose product MAVSLRLPSLTLTNLFSSPSSLPILRRRRPHGTLLRPPPLAASFSSQRAEAASAQTQDKSKSSKGSDQVITPRSQDFNAWYLDLIANAELADYGPVRGTMVIRPYGYAIWESIQDYLNVKFKETGHSNMYFPQFIPYSFIEKEASHVEGFSPELALVTIGGGKELEEKLVVRPTSETIVNHMFTKWIQSYRDLPLLINQWANVTRWEMRTKPFVRTLEFLWQEGHTAHATPEEAENEAIQMIDIYTKFAYEQAAIPVIAGRKSKVETFAGANKTYTIEAMMGDRKALQAGTSHNLGQNFSRAFGTQFLDETGQMQHVWQTSWAISTRFVGGIIMTHGDDAGLMLPPKLAPIQVVIVPIWKKDEEKVAVLNAASSVKEVLHTAGIKVKLDDSEQRTPGWKFNFWEMKGVPLRIEIGPRDVSSESVVISRRDVPGKQGKVFGISMEPSILVAFVKDKLYEIQSSLLERAIAFRDSNIVDVNSYDDLKVAISQGKWARGPWSATNEHELKVKEETGATIRCFPFEQPEGIKKCFMTGDPAEEVAIFAKSY is encoded by the exons CTCCTCCCAGAGAGCAGAGGCTGCGTCAGCTCAGACCCAGGATAAGTCGAAGAGCAGCAAAGGAAGCGACCAAGTAATAACGCCAAGGTCACAGGACTTCAACGCTTGGTACCTCGACCTTATAGCCAACGCCGAGCTCGCCGATTACGGTCCTGTTCGTGGCACCATGGTCATTCGTCCCTATGGTTACGCTATTTGGGAATCCATTCAG GACTATTTGAATGTGAAGTTCAAGGAAACAGGGCATAGTAACATGTACTTTCCGCAG TTTATTCCATACTCATTTATAGAGAAAGAAGCAAGTCATGTGGAGGGCTTCAGTCCCGAGTTGGCATTGGTGACAATTGGAGGTGGAAAGGAACTTGAAGAGAAGCTCGTG GTTCGACCCACAAGTGAAACCATTGTCAATCACATGTTTACCAAATGGATCCAAAGTTATCGTGATCTCCCTCTCTTGATTAATCAG TGGGCAAATGTCACAAGATGGGAGATGCGCACAAAACCATTTGTTAGGACTCTTGAGTTTCTTTGGCAAGAGGGCCACACTGCTCATGCAACTCCTGAAGAGGCAGAAAATGAG GCTATACAGATGATTGACATCTATACCAAATTTGCTTATGAGCAAGCTGCAATACCTGTTATTGCAGGTCGAAAATCTAAAGTAGAAACATTCGCTGGAGCTAATAAGACCTATACAATTGAGGCCATGATGGGTGACAGGAAAGCATTGCAAGCCGGAACCAGCCACAACCTTGGCCAGAACTTTTCTCGTGCCTTTGGAACACAG TTTTTAGATGAGACTGGACAAATGCAGCATGTTTGGCAGACATCATGGGCAATTAGTACACGTTTTGTTGGAGGCATAATCATGACCCATGGAGATGATGCCGGCCTAATGCTTCCACCAAAGCTTGCTCCGATACAG GTGGTAATTGTACCTATTTGGAAGAAGGATGAAGAGAAAGTGGCTGTTCTAAATGCAGCATCTTCTGTAAAAGAAGTTCTTCATACGGCAGGTATTAAAGTTAAACTAGATGACTCAGAGCAAAGAACTCCTGGATGGAAATTCAATTTCTGGGAAATGAAG GGTGTTCCTCTTAGAATTGAAATTGGTCCTCGTGATGTGTCTAGTGAGAGTGTGGTGATATCCAGGAGAGATGTTCCTGGGAAGCAGGGGAAAGTGTTTGGAATCTCTATGGAGCCTTCTATTTTGGTGGCTTTTGTGAAAGACAAGTTGTATGAAATACAGTCCTCTCTTTTGGAGAGGGCCATAGCATTTCGTGACAG CAATATTGTAGATGTGAACTCATATGATGATCTTAAAGTAGCAATATCACAAGGCAAATGGGCTAGGGGTCCTTGGTCTGCTAC CAATGAACATGAGCTAAAAGTAAAGGAGGAAACAGGAGCAACCATTAGGTGCTTCCCTTTTGAACAACCCGAAGGGATCAAAAAATGCTTCATGACTGGAGATCCTGCCGAAGAAGTAGCAATTTTTGCCAAATCTTACTAA
- the LOC110265017 gene encoding uncharacterized protein LOC110265017 → MTSSLLLPNKTWWTMLNTSFNPSSSLKSWVTLSSSLVLSLDGITLSQRKYTLSLLEETGFLGCKPANTPMDANLKLSADEGDPIPDASRYRRLIGRHMYLTISRPDITFAVVKLAQYMANPRTPHLEAVHDVLKYLKAAPGQGLLFSSKSKFHLSMYTDADWGSCLDTRRSTTGYCTFLGDSLVSWKSKKQDVVSRSSTEAEYRALANAACEVLSVISLLKFMHVEVNSTMIFCDNISTIQMATNPTLHERSKHIEIYCHFVREKVAAGIVKLIHVPSKLQLANLLTKYQASINSRIYSPRLSQRLSSNFLWPSLEHTTCMLQLEGGY, encoded by the coding sequence ATGACATCATCATTGCTGCTCCCAAACAAGACATGGTGGACAATGTTAAACACAAGCTTCAATCCATCTTCAAGCTTAAAATCTTGGGTGACCTTAAGTTCTTCCTTGGTCTTGAGCTTGGATGGGATTACTCTGAGTCAGCGAAAATATACACTTTCATTGCTGGAGGAGACTGGTTTCTTAGGGTGCAAACCTGCCAATACACCCATGGATGCTAATCTAAAACTTAGTGCTGATGAAGGTGATCCTATCCCTGATGCTTCGAGATATCGCAGATTAATTGGCCGCCACATGTATCTCACTATATCTCGGCCAGACATCACTTTTGCTGTGGTAAAACTGGCTCAATACATGGCAAATCCTCGAACTCCTCATCTCGAAGCTGTGCACGATGTCCTCAAGTATTTGAAGGCAGCACCTGGCCAGGGATTACTCTTCTCATCAAAATCTAAGTTTCACCTCTCTATGTACACTGACGCTGACTGGGGCAGCTGCCTCGACACACGGAGGTCCACGACCGGCTATTGCACGTTCTTGGGAGATTCATTAGTGTCATGGAAGAGCAAGAAGCAAGATGTAGTTTCGAGGAGCTCAACGGAGGCAGAGTACAGAGCTCTAGCCAACGCTGCCTGTGAAGTTCTATCCGTCATTTCCCTTCTCAAATTCATGCATGTCGAGGTGAATTCAACAATGATTTTTTGTGACAACATCTCTACCATTCAAATGGCCACCAATCCGACTCTACATGAAAGGTCCAAGCACATTGAAATCTATTGCCACTTCGTTAGAGAAAAAGTGGCAGCAGGGATCGTCAAACTCATCCACGTACCGAGCAAGCTTCAACTCGCAAATTTACTCACCAAGTACCAAGCAAGCATCAACTCGCGGATTTACTCACCAAGGCTCTCCCAGCGCCTCAGTTCAAATTTCTTATGGCCAAGTTTGGAACATACAACATGTATGCTCCAACTTGAGGGGGGATATTAG
- the LOC107606996 gene encoding uncharacterized protein LOC107606996 produces the protein MAQPASSSSAVSSTSSMAVDPYNLSPADQPGLILVTQQLVEDNYHSWSRAMQKALNSKRKLGFITGSVPKPDPITEPEKFENWQCVNDVISTWILNSVTKEIATSLVYTDSAAKLWNNFKERFQHGNGPRVFELKRDLMNLRHGAMSVSQYFTRIKVLWEELNSYRPVQCNCGDARAMQEFLQAGYIHCFLMGLDESFSQIRGKILLLEPLPTINKVLSLVTQEEKHRAIIGASLNFASQNQVAFLARNQQPPQSQGRGRGMVKKDRPLCSHCGILGHTIDKCYKIHGYPPNFGKGRNMKPSVHHVSTSQSTSDAQISPNLAPTQVQQLLTLLNDHKI, from the coding sequence ATGGCACAACCAGCCTCATCTTCATctgcagtttcttcaacttcaTCAATGGCTGTGGATCCTTATAACCTCTCTCCCGCTGATCAACCCGGTCTGATCTTGGTCACTCAACAACTCGTTGAGGACAACTATCATTCTTGGAGTCGCGCGATGCAGAAAGCCCTAAATTCTAAACGAAAGCTTGGTTTCATCACTGGATCGGTGCCTAAACCAGATCCAATTACTGAACCAGAGAAATTTGAGAACTGGCAGTGCGTGAATGATGTAATAAGCACATGGATTTTGAATTCTGTTACAAAAGAAATTGCTACCTCTCTCGTATACACAGATTCTGCAGCAAAATTGTGGAACAATTTTAAGGAGCGTTTTCAACATGGAAATGGCCCTCGCGTGTTTGAATTGAAGCGCGACTTGATGAATCTTCGACATGGTGCCATGTCTGTGTCACAATACTTCACAAGAATCAAGGTTCTTTGGGAAGAATTAAACTCATATCGCCCGGTGCAATGCAATTGCGGTGATGCACGCGCCATGCAAGAGTTTCTTCAAGCTGGGTATATCCACTGTTTCCTCATGGGATTGGATGAATCTTTTTCACAGATTCGCGGGAAAATCTTGCTCTTGGAACCTCTTCCCACAATTAATAAAGTCCTTTCTCTTGTAACACAAGAAGAAAAACATAGGGCAATAATAGGAGCTTCACTCAATTTTGCTTCCCAGAATCAAGTAGCCTTTCTGGCGAGAAATCAGCAACCACCACAATCTCAAGGTCGCGGCAGAGGCATGGTGAAGAAAGATAGACCCCTTTGCTCGCACTGTGGAATTCTTGGGCACACTATCGACAAATGTTACAAAATTCACGGTTACCCTCCAAATTTTGGcaaaggaaggaacatgaagccTTCGGTTCATCATGTCTCCACATCTCAATCCACTTCAGATGCACAAATCAGCCCAAATTTAGCTCCAACACAAGTTCAACAGCTCCTAACCTTGCTGAATGATCACAAGATCTAA